GAGGGGCCGCGCCGCGTACCAGGTGCTACCCACCGCGACCACCTCGGCCACGGGATGGACCGCGACGGGTTCGCCTACCTCAGGGGTGGCCCCGGTCATCAGCGTGCCCTCGGACCCGTCCAGCAGGGCGATGGTCAGTGCGCCCGGCTGCTGCGACACGACGAGGCCGTCGCGCCATGCGCTCGGCGAGGCGTTGGCG
This window of the Georgenia yuyongxinii genome carries:
- a CDS encoding nuclease — its product is MIDRTLFDVLPIQEVVANASPSAWRDGLVVSQQPGALTIALLDGSEGTLMTGATPEVGEPVAVHPVAEVVAVGSTWYAARPLIGVDEAR